Within bacterium, the genomic segment GTACAATTCCCCCCTCAAATCAACCGGAAGTAAATCCACAACCAGAATCAAACCCTCAAATCATAAAAATAGCTTCATTCAATATACAGATTTTCGGGCAAAATAAGATAAACAATACAGAAGCCATGGAAATAATCTCAAAGATAGTTAAAAGATATGACTTAGTTGCAATACAGGAAGTAAGAAGCACTGAACAAAATGTTATACCCACATTATTAAATTACATTAATGATGCCAATACAAAGTATGACTACATAATAAGTGAAAGGTTAGGCAGAAGTACGAGCAAAGAGCAATATGCATTTGTCTATAACACAAAAACAATAAATCCTATTACAAACAGTAGTTATGTTGTAAAAGACACTGATGATGTTTTTGAAAGAGAGCCCTTTGTTGCTTCTTTCAAATCCGGGAACTTTGATTTTACGATGGTGGATAATCACATCAAGC encodes:
- a CDS encoding endonuclease/exonuclease/phosphatase family protein, whose protein sequence is MITVKQKYLILFLVASIIVIAGCTIPPSNQPEVNPQPESNPQIIKIASFNIQIFGQNKINNTEAMEIISKIVKRYDLVAIQEVRSTEQNVIPTLLNYINDANTKYDYIISERLGRSTSKEQYAFVYNTKTINPITNSSYVVKDTDDVFEREPFVASFKSGNFDFTMVDNHIKPEDVEAELTHLKVVINNIYDSSSEKDIIVVGDMNADGSYFKEEKLAVILPEWTQMIGNNVDTTVGTADNTYDRMM